The stretch of DNA AGAAAGAATTTCCGATACACATCTAATTGTAGGTGTAGATATTGCTCAACAACTACATGTTGCAAGAGCAGTTAATTTTCGTGGAATTGTTGTAGGAGACCCTATTTCATTTAAAAATAATGAAGAGGGGTTCTTTAAACTATTAAACTGGATACAAGATTTAAAAAGATTGAAAAACTTAAATGAAGCAATAGTAGGTATGGAGCCTACTGGCCATTACTGGATTAACCTATCAAGCTGGTTATATTACTAAAACATTGAGGTAGTAACCGTCAATCCCCACTTAGTAAAAAGGAATAAAGAGATTCGTGATGTTACCCAATCTAAGAGTGATAAAAAAGATGCACTAGTTATCGCAGATATGGTCAAAAACGGCTACTATTCTTTTATTCGCCCATCCTCAGAATCATTTGAAAAACTTAGAGTTCTAATGTCCAACCGTGATGTGATTGTAAAACGTCTCGTAATGTCTATAAATCAAATAAATCGATGGGTGGATGTTGTCTTTCCAGAGCTACGACAAGTGTCTAACGATGTTTCGTGCAAAGGAGCCATCGCAACCCTTTGTTTGTTTCCAACCCCAGATGAAATATCTTCAATGGAGTCACTTGATGTCCAGAGGGGATGGAAGTCATTAATGAAAAGGCAACCAGGACATAAAAAAGCTCAATTACTGATCAATCTAGCAAAATCTTCTATTGGAATTGGACAAGCACTTGATGCTTATAAATTCCATCTAGAACAATTAATAGAAGAATATGACCTCGCTGTAAAACAACTCGAAAGAGTTGAACAACAAGTTAAAGAAGTTCTCTATAATATACCATTTGCAAAAAAACTACTAACGATTAAAGGGATAAGTGAAATTTCATTAGCTGGGATACTAGGTGAGTCAGGAGATCTAAGTGGATTCGCTCACTGAAACTCTCTATTACGACATGCGGGATTACATCTAGCTGAAACAAGTTCAGGCAAATGGAAAGGTCAGATTGTCATTTAAAAGCGTGGAAGATCAAGACTGAGACACTTCCCCTACTTAGCAACTATGAGCCTTGTAATGAATAACCCTGAATTTAAAGCCCTACATTCCCATATTGTGAAGGTCAAGAAGATAAAGAAGATGAAATCAATTATGAAACTGATCGGTAAACTAGCAAGGATTTTTGTAGGAATAGCACGACGAAACGAGTCCTACTGTCCTAATAAAATTCAAGAATTAATCCCTTTAGCTGCTTAGAAATAAAACACTATTTATAAAATATTTCATTTGAAAAATTGACTTTAATTTTGAATGTTGTATTCGTAGGATTTCGAATATGTACGGAGTACCAGGTTTATTCAACAAAAGGGCACTGTGACCCATCAGGTTAGCATAACTGGCCTCCACCCCTTGGATAGACATGACGAAGGAATGAGAGGGCAATTGACCCGTTGAGACATGGGAGGGAAAGCCTCCAGGGGCGGCGTGGAGATGTACATCATATGGTAAAATATGGAGTAGTAGCTAACCCCTTTATTTACCTATGCCTTCACGAAGCCAAATGATCTGAATTCATTCCAATTACCCGTCATCCTATTTATAGAGGTTATGAAATCCTGCGAATAAGTGAGCATTCAAGAGATATTCGTATCAAACTGAGGGAGTTTAATAAGGAAATTCGCTAAAATAGGCTAAAAAGGTAACCGGTTGATTTTCCCCTCCAAAATAAAAGAGTCCCAAGGGACCCATATTAACTCTAATATGCTTTAATTCGCATTTTTAAGACAATGAATGAACTTTATTTTTCTGACTTTGTTCTTTTTTCTGCATCACCCTTTTAGTGTCGGTTTAGCATTGCACGATTCCTGCTACTGCTCCACTGGACGGTCCATCTGTACTAAAGGTATTCCCATTAGCAATTAGATTAATAATTTCAAAAGTTCCTGTTTCTGACACCGTAAAAGTTTCTACGGTGGCAAGTCCACTAAAATTTGGACCAGTTGCAACACCAGTCAGAGTAACAGAGAAAGATGTTGGGGAACAAACAGGAAACCCAACCTCATCGTTATTAGCAGTAAATGTAAAAGAATTAGCAGCAACGTTGTTATCTACATATTCTATGGATACAAAACTTCCGTTAATCATACAATCGGGACATATTCCTGCTGAAAAACCTAGTGTTCCACTAGAAGGTTGTCCATTAATAATTACACCCGTGTTTGCAACAGGAGTTGGAAAGGTTGACGCAGTTGCTCGACAATCACAAAGTCTCCTAAGACCCAAAAAATCACCCCCTCTTTCTATACGCTATGATGGATACATTATTTTGACAGTACAAATAGCCTAATAAAGAGGAATTTTACCGAATTGTTACTGAGCTAAACCAGCTAATAGTTTGTCAACATTTTTCAATTAAAAGTTTAATAACCTCATGTTATACTAAAAATATTCATGCCAAATAACCTTCCGTTATGCTCTTTTTGGAAGGTTTTGTTGTATTTAGTTAGATATAGATTTTAAGCTATATCTTGGAAAGGAGATCTGCTTTTTAATAAGGCGTAAATCCAATGTAAGAGCTTATTAACACAGGCAATGATTGCTACTCTAAAGGGTTTTCCTTCTTCTCGTTTTTTGTCGTAAAACTCTCGTAGTCTTCTATTGCGTGGAATGATCTCATCGGTTGTTTTCTTTTTACGGGCATCCCGAATTCCACTTTGAACAGCCATATACAGGGCATGGCGAAGTCTACATGAACCACGTTTGGTAATTCGGTTTATGGATGCAGTAAACTTTCCAGAAGAGTAGACACTAGGATCTATTCCAGCGAACGCAACTAACTTCTTGGCACCATTAAACCGATCTATCTCCCCAATTTCAGAAATAATCGTTGCTTTTAACAATTCGTTCATAAATTGGTAATATTTATTGGACATCCTATCATCTGTAATAACAAACCATTTTTTAGGAGGAAGTTACACGATGAGAAGGATGATGATGATTGTATTTTGTGCATTTGCTTTAATGTTTGGACTCCTAGATTCAGGCCAGGTACATGCAGCAACAGAGGAAAAAGAAGAAGTTAAAATGTCAGACATACATGGCCATAAGCATTTCAAACATAATCCTGAGTTTCTTATAAAGCAAGCAGAATCATTAGGGATTAAGACCGAGGGCAAAGACACAGAGACAATCGCAATAGAAGTTAGGGAAGCATTGATTAATAATAAGGCTAAGGAACTAGGAATAGATACCAATGGGAAAGACCTTTATGCATTAGCGAAAGAAGTATGGGAAACTGAGATCAAAAAAGAAGCGCAAGAGTTGGGGATATCGACGGAAGGAAAAAATCTGCGAGATTTAGCAATTGAAGTCCATAAAACACGAATAAAATTAGAAGCAAAAGAATTGGGAATTTCCACTGAAAATAAGGCAATTAAAGATTTAGCAAAAGAAGTCCGAGATAAAAGGATTTTCCTGGCAGCTGAGAAGTTGGGAATCGAAACAAGAAATAGATCTGCAGATGAAATTTTTAAAGAAATCATGACCAACCATGCGGATAAGGCAAAAGAGTTAAATCTATTTCCAAAAGGAAAGTTCCATTTCTTTAAACATTCAAAAGAAAATTAGGTGAAAAATAAAATGGAAGCCTCAAAATAAATGGGCTTCCATTTTATTTTTTGACTGTTTTAGAAATGAGTGTTGTTTTTCGAACTGTTGTAATTTTAAGATTTAATTGAAAAGAATATGTAGCTATAATCTTGTTTTCCTCTGATTCTGATGTCACTAGGTTTGCGGCTGAATATTTTCGAATTAGAATTTGGGGAGTAACCTTTACATTGATGAACTATGTTATCCTCGGCTGGCTTTCATTGTTTATACGATTGGGCGATCTGGATTCCTAGTCATGTATACGCCTAGATTAAATAAAAATTATTACATGGAATGAAAGGAATATGATAATTCTATGTGAAAAATTTGGATAAGAAAAAGACCATCTAGAAACGATGGTCTTTAAATGCGTTTTGTTCCAATGTATCTTGGATGCCAATATGAGTTGTTTGTGCTTGTAATCATGACTCCTTTTGATGAAGAAGCCATAATCATTTTACCATTCCCGATATACATGGCAACATGTGTTGGACTGCTTGCCTTATTTGGAGCATAAAACATTAAATCCCCTGGTTGAATGTAATTGTAGATACGGTATCCGTTACCGTAGAACATTTGAGCAGCTGTGCGATTTAGTGTTTTTCCAGCACTTGCGTAGGAATACTTAATAAGTCCTGAACAATCAAAACCACTTGGTGACATCCCGCCCCATCGATAAGGTACTCCAATATTAGACTTTGCCACCGAAACTGCTTTTGTATGATAATATGCTGCTTCCGCTTTATCACCCATGTTAGAAAACAAAGTACTGAAAGAAACTATAATGACAAAAGCTACGACGAATTTCTTAAGCATATTTGTTACCTCCTAGTGTGATTTGGTAGTTTAAATATACTAGAAAGGTGTAACAGTGGTATCACAGCAAGATTACAATTTTATTAAAAATTATTTTGATATAATTTTATGCCTTGTTAAGAGCTAGTTTTATACCAAAACCTATCATTATAGTTTATTATCACCTCTATTAATTATGGTAAAGCAAGCATTGCAACTGATATGAATCATTTATATAATTAGATAAATTACGTAAAAATTGAATCCCTAATTAAAGCCTTTTACTCGATTTACTAGATGAAATGAATAGGATGGATGTGCATCGGCGAATCAGTTTAAACTCGAAAATATGAAGATGACAAATTCAAACTTAACAAAATCGGAGGAATAAAAATGGCAAAAACAAATCTGTGTCAAAGCTGTGGAATGCCCATGAAAGTTTCAAGTGACTTTGGAACTGAAAAGGATGGGTCACCTTCAGAAAAATACTGTCACTATTGTTACCAAAAAGGTGAATGGCTACATCCGGAAGTAACATTCGATGAATTTTATGCATTCAGTTTAAAAAGGTTTCAGGAATCAGATATGAATCGGGTTGCAAAATTTTTTCTCAATAAAATGTATACAAAAAATTTCTTGAAAAAATTAGAGCGCTGGAGCTAAACACAAAATTGTGCAGATGCTGAATATGAAAACGAATGCCAAAATTAGGTGGTTGGAAGCAATTTTATTACCTAAACAAATAAGGAAAGCATTCTGGTAAAACACAGAACACTTGCCTATTAGAGATTGCTTGTATTATTCAATTATTTGGCTTTTGGTTTCTCTTTACCCATAGAGTCAAATAATTGTTTTGATGATAAGGCATTGAATGGTAAAGGTACATTGTGTTTTAGCCCTTCGTTGTAAGCCGCTTTTAAGTCTTTCAGTAAAACTGCCAAGGCAGTGTCTGCTGTCCATTCAGAAACATCGCTCCAATTTTTTACTACCCAGCTATCACCTGTACTAACTTTTAATAAGTTTATTAACTCTTGTTCAGGTAAGTTATAGTGTTTACCTAATTTAAGTCCTTCAGCTAGAGCATTCATGTTAATACCTAGAATCATATTATTCACTAATTTTGCAACTTGGCTATTGCCTGGTTCCTCGCCATAGTAGAATGTATTGGAACCAATCGCATCAAAGTATGGTTGGAAAGATTTCACGATTTCTTCTGAACCTGATGTCATAATCGATAATGTTCCAGCCTGAGCACCTGAAGCACCGCCGCTTACTGCAGCGCTAATTAATCTCAAATCACTTTCTGCCTCGACTTTTTTGCCTAATTCATTCATGGTATCAGGGTCTAGTGTACTCATAACAATAATGGTTTTATTTTTTGGTTGAACAGAAAGAATCGCGTTATCCCCAAAAATAATATCCACATTTTGGGCATAGTCACGAACCATTGAGATAATCGCTTCGTCAGCTTGTTCCGCCACTTCGTTTAACGTCTCTACCATTGTAATTCCTGCAGCTTCTGCCTCTTCATAAACACCTCTAAACGCATCATACCCAATTACTTCGAAACCAGCTTTCATTAAATTAACTGCCATTTGGAAGCCCATTGTTCCTAATCCTACAAATCCAATTTTTTTACTCATGTTGAATTCCTCCATTATTTTTCTATATTTTTTTCAAGTAATTAGATCTATCACATAAAAAACTTTCGAATAAAGTTCTTAATGTTTCGTCATTGTTAAATCATCAGTAAACAAGGATAATAACCTGCTACAGTTAGTTCGTTAAGCTAAACCTAAGAGGGCCATGACAACGATAACGGCCATTGCGATCCAATGGGTAACACTTATACTGATAAATCCATTTTTAAAGGTGTCTTTCATCGTTAATCCCGTTAAATTGTTAAAGATAATCAAGAATCCAGAGTAAGGAACGATTGATAGAGCTCCAGATCCGATTGCGATAGCGCGGTGAACCGTTTCCGGATCTAGTCCCATTTCTAAATAGATAGGGGCAAAATTCGCAACGGAAATGCCAATTGCTCCAACAGCCGAAGCCGTAATACCGCCTATAAGACCTGTACCAATCATTAAGGAGAGTACAGGAGGTCCAGGAATGGATTGAATCAATTGAAATACACCTTTAAAGGCCGGAACACCTGTTGCAATGCTACCAAATGCAATCGTACTACCAGTAGTTATAGTTGATGATAACGATTCGTTAGCACCTTGATTTAATACCTCTTTTTGCTGATCAATTTGTTTACGGAATAAGAGAGCACTCATTACGATCGCAACAATCAAAGCAACAATGATATTGTTTTTCACGGAACTGAAAAGTAGTATTATGGCCAATAAAGTAATAATGGGTAGTAAACTGATAATAAATGATGGTAGTTCTCATTCATTTGCTGCATAACTACTTTTAACTTTTTCATCACCATGAAATGTCTCGTTCTTATGCAAGCTTTTTGACAAAGAGAATTTCATAAATACGAGTAGGAAGACAATTGCTGCGAGGGACGTTACGATTCCGATTACCGGCGCAGCAGTTAATGTGGTTCCCAAATCTGTTAATATTGTGTAAAGAAGGTGCCCCAGGTAACATCGTCATTGTGAACGTTGAAGTCCCGCCAAACACAGGAATGGTCACTAATTTCCACGATATATTAAGTTGTCTGAAGATCGGTTTCGCCATGGGAATTAATGCGAATATGATGACGAATACATTAATACCACCGTAAGTAAGAAGAGCAGAAATAATAAATAATGCCACTAAAGCGTTGTAAGGGTTCTTGGT from Neobacillus sp. CF12 encodes:
- a CDS encoding C40 family peptidase, which codes for MLKKFVVAFVIIVSFSTLFSNMGDKAEAAYYHTKAVSVAKSNIGVPYRWGGMSPSGFDCSGLIKYSYASAGKTLNRTAAQMFYGNGYRIYNYIQPGDLMFYAPNKASSPTHVAMYIGNGKMIMASSSKGVMITSTNNSYWHPRYIGTKRI
- a CDS encoding zinc ribbon domain-containing protein, with the protein product MAKTNLCQSCGMPMKVSSDFGTEKDGSPSEKYCHYCYQKGEWLHPEVTFDEFYAFSLKRFQESDMNRVAKFFLNKMYTKNFLKKLERWS
- a CDS encoding NAD(P)-dependent oxidoreductase, giving the protein MSKKIGFVGLGTMGFQMAVNLMKAGFEVIGYDAFRGVYEEAEAAGITMVETLNEVAEQADEAIISMVRDYAQNVDIIFGDNAILSVQPKNKTIIVMSTLDPDTMNELGKKVEAESDLRLISAAVSGGASGAQAGTLSIMTSGSEEIVKSFQPYFDAIGSNTFYYGEEPGNSQVAKLVNNMILGINMNALAEGLKLGKHYNLPEQELINLLKVSTGDSWVVKNWSDVSEWTADTALAVLLKDLKAAYNEGLKHNVPLPFNALSSKQLFDSMGKEKPKAK